A part of Alkalinema sp. FACHB-956 genomic DNA contains:
- a CDS encoding helicase-related protein: MVQLEDLVRGTTVKGILPNHHVIIVDVTQHSDDVIELVYKDATGNLGHELVLRDREPDLEIVTTGQPWSFDGDGAVLRLVSEAHRIRLAHLFDPLLAVHTSLVEPLPHQITAVYGEMIPRQPLRFLLADDPGAGKTIMAGLLMRELLIRGDLHRCLVVCPGSLAAQWQDELFQKFHLPFEILTNDRIEAARTGNAFTEIPLLIVRLDKLSRNDDLQAKLAQTDWDLVICDEAHKMSASFFGGEVKETKRYKLGKLLGDITRHLLLMTATPHNGKEEDFQLFMALLDGDRFEGRFRGGTNTTDTSDLMRRLVKEDLLKFDGKPLFPERKAYTVGYRLSDLEQQLYHKVTEYVRNEFDRAENLENNGRKGTVGFALTILQRRLASSPEAIYQSIHRRRERLQKRLQDEEAFKQGLGARLDFGRTIDPEDWEDDFDDVPEDERESTEEEVVDQATAARTVAELQAEIEQLNQIEQLALKVKRSGKDKKWEELSNLLQNEAELFDAHGHRRKLVIFTEHRDTLNYLADRIRTLIGRSEAVVMIHGGMGREQRKKAEESFKQDVTVQVLLATDAAGEGINLQRAHLMVNYDLPWNPNRLEQRFGRIHRIGQTEVCHLWNLVAEETREGEVYLTLLGKLDLEQKALGGKVFDVLGKAIAGKDLRDLLIEAIRYGDRPDIRAKLNQVVADRLDQQRLRELLEERALARDTMDASRVQQIREDMERAEARRLQPHFIAAFFLEAFANLGGTAKQREPKRYEITHVPAIIRSQDRQIGVREPILRSYERICFEKGLINVPGKPPAAFICPGHPLLEAVTEITLERHRDLLKQGAVLVDENDFGEQVRALVYLEHSIQDASTDSSGKRRVVSRRMQYVEIDGEGNTQNAGYAPYLNYRPLREEEKPFITPVLEQDWLKNNLEPQATKYAIAHLMPEHLREVKQRKEDLVAKTMKAVKERLTKEIYYWDQQAEQLKQQEAAGKVNAKINSAKARARADELESRLQRRLTELEQERKLSPLPPVVVGGALVIPIGFLQRAQGKRRSEADLFARETKRVEMLAMQTVMAAERALGHDPKDVSREKCGYDVESRVPGNGEQPGRVKFIEVKGRIKGAETVTVTKNEILTALNKPENFVLALVQVPESADFPEGDAFKVSSTKGTYNVGDNGCVVRYVLNPFQKEPDFKADSVNYNWKELWGQGRNPE, encoded by the coding sequence CCGTACTGCGTTTGGTGTCAGAGGCACATCGAATTCGACTGGCGCACCTCTTCGATCCACTGTTAGCAGTTCATACGTCGCTGGTTGAACCTTTGCCACACCAGATCACGGCAGTCTATGGGGAGATGATTCCCCGGCAACCTTTACGGTTTTTGCTGGCGGATGACCCTGGAGCCGGAAAGACGATTATGGCTGGGTTGTTGATGCGGGAGTTGCTAATCCGGGGGGATCTGCACCGATGCCTGGTGGTTTGTCCTGGCAGTTTGGCGGCTCAGTGGCAGGATGAACTATTCCAGAAATTCCATCTGCCGTTTGAAATTCTGACGAACGATCGCATTGAGGCGGCGCGAACGGGGAATGCCTTTACCGAAATTCCCTTACTTATTGTGCGTTTGGACAAGCTGAGTCGAAATGACGATTTGCAGGCGAAGCTGGCACAGACCGATTGGGACTTGGTGATCTGCGACGAGGCACATAAGATGTCCGCCTCTTTTTTTGGGGGTGAGGTCAAAGAGACGAAGCGGTACAAACTGGGCAAGCTGCTGGGGGACATTACTCGTCACCTGTTGTTGATGACGGCAACACCCCACAACGGGAAAGAGGAAGACTTTCAACTGTTTATGGCATTGCTGGATGGCGATCGCTTTGAGGGTCGGTTCCGAGGGGGCACCAACACGACCGATACTTCGGACTTGATGCGACGGTTGGTGAAGGAAGACTTGCTCAAGTTTGACGGCAAGCCCCTGTTCCCAGAACGTAAAGCGTATACCGTTGGCTACCGTCTTTCAGACCTGGAGCAGCAGCTTTATCACAAGGTCACGGAGTATGTGCGAAACGAGTTCGATCGGGCAGAAAATTTGGAGAACAATGGGCGCAAGGGTACGGTTGGCTTTGCGTTGACCATTCTTCAACGGCGGTTGGCATCTTCTCCAGAAGCAATTTATCAGTCAATCCATCGTCGCCGGGAGCGGTTGCAGAAACGACTTCAAGATGAGGAAGCCTTCAAGCAAGGACTGGGTGCCCGTCTTGATTTTGGGCGCACGATCGACCCGGAGGACTGGGAAGACGACTTTGATGATGTGCCAGAGGATGAGCGGGAGTCTACCGAAGAGGAAGTGGTGGACCAGGCGACGGCAGCGCGGACGGTGGCTGAACTACAAGCTGAAATTGAGCAACTGAATCAGATTGAGCAGTTGGCGCTGAAGGTGAAACGCAGCGGTAAGGATAAGAAGTGGGAGGAACTCTCCAACCTCTTGCAAAACGAGGCAGAGCTGTTTGACGCACATGGGCATCGCCGCAAGCTGGTGATTTTTACCGAACACCGCGACACGCTCAATTACCTTGCCGATCGCATTCGGACGCTCATTGGTCGCTCTGAAGCCGTTGTCATGATCCATGGTGGTATGGGACGCGAACAACGCAAGAAGGCAGAGGAGTCCTTCAAGCAGGATGTGACGGTTCAAGTGCTGCTGGCAACGGATGCGGCTGGAGAAGGGATAAATTTGCAACGGGCGCATTTGATGGTGAACTACGACCTGCCCTGGAACCCGAATCGGCTAGAACAACGGTTTGGACGGATTCACCGGATTGGACAAACGGAAGTGTGCCATCTTTGGAACCTGGTAGCAGAGGAAACCCGTGAGGGTGAGGTGTACCTGACGCTGCTCGGCAAGCTGGATCTCGAACAGAAGGCATTGGGCGGTAAAGTCTTTGATGTATTGGGTAAGGCGATCGCAGGCAAAGACCTACGCGACCTTTTGATTGAAGCCATTCGATACGGCGATCGCCCTGATATTCGGGCAAAGCTGAATCAAGTGGTGGCAGACCGTCTGGATCAGCAACGGTTGCGCGAACTGTTGGAAGAGCGGGCACTGGCGCGAGACACGATGGATGCCTCCAGAGTGCAGCAGATTCGAGAAGACATGGAGCGGGCAGAGGCTCGGCGGCTCCAGCCCCACTTTATTGCGGCATTCTTCCTGGAGGCGTTTGCCAATTTGGGAGGAACTGCCAAGCAGCGGGAACCTAAGCGGTATGAGATTACCCACGTTCCGGCAATTATTCGTAGCCAGGATCGGCAGATTGGAGTGAGGGAACCGATTCTGCGGAGCTACGAGCGGATTTGTTTTGAGAAGGGACTGATTAATGTCCCCGGCAAGCCCCCAGCTGCCTTTATCTGTCCGGGGCATCCTCTGCTGGAAGCGGTGACGGAGATTACGCTGGAACGGCATCGAGACTTGCTGAAGCAAGGAGCGGTGCTGGTGGATGAGAATGATTTTGGTGAACAGGTACGGGCGCTGGTTTATCTGGAGCATTCGATCCAGGATGCCAGTACCGACAGCAGCGGTAAGCGCCGGGTGGTGTCGCGACGGATGCAGTATGTGGAAATTGATGGGGAGGGCAATACTCAGAATGCTGGGTATGCACCCTATCTCAACTACCGACCGTTGCGTGAAGAGGAGAAACCGTTCATTACCCCAGTTTTGGAGCAGGATTGGCTGAAGAATAATCTGGAACCCCAGGCAACGAAGTATGCGATCGCTCATTTGATGCCGGAGCATTTGCGAGAGGTGAAGCAGCGCAAAGAGGATTTGGTTGCCAAGACGATGAAGGCAGTCAAGGAGCGGCTGACTAAGGAGATCTATTACTGGGATCAGCAGGCGGAGCAGTTGAAGCAGCAGGAAGCGGCAGGTAAGGTCAACGCCAAGATCAACTCAGCGAAAGCCAGAGCCAGAGCTGATGAATTGGAGTCTCGCCTCCAGCGACGGTTGACGGAATTGGAGCAGGAACGGAAGCTGTCTCCCCTGCCGCCGGTGGTGGTGGGTGGGGCGTTGGTTATCCCGATCGGATTTCTGCAACGGGCGCAGGGCAAGCGGCGATCGGAGGCTGATTTGTTTGCCAGGGAGACGAAGCGGGTTGAGATGTTGGCAATGCAGACGGTGATGGCAGCGGAGCGGGCGTTGGGGCATGACCCAAAAGATGTCAGTCGAGAGAAGTGCGGCTATGATGTTGAATCGCGGGTTCCGGGAAATGGAGAGCAACCGGGACGGGTGAAGTTTATTGAGGTGAAGGGACGGATTAAGGGGGCAGAAACGGTTACGGTTACGAAGAATGAAATCTTGACCGCACTGAATAAGCCAGAAAACTTTGTGCTGGCGTTGGTGCAGGTGCCAGAGTCGGCGGATTTTCCTGAAGGGGATGCGTTTAAGGTTTCCAGTACGAAGGGGACTTATAACGTTGGAGATAATGGGTGTGTGGTGCGGTATGTGCTGAACCCCTTCCAGAAGGAGCCAGACTTTAAGGCAGACAGTGTGAACTATAACTGGAAGGAGTTATGGGGACAGGGGAGGAATCCAGAATGA
- a CDS encoding DUF1156 domain-containing protein, which yields MTYRKKLIEVALPLEAINMESAREKSIRHGHPSTLHLWWARRPLAACRAVLFASLVDDPSSHPDKFPTEEAQIAERQRLFDILGRITIETDKKGNTKQVIRGLVSWDDINNPNSGVLIAAQREIARSIAWNRGDEPPTAPEAVRHYLAENAPPVYDPFAGGGSIPLEAQRLGLKAHASDLNPVAVLINKALTEIPPKFKDLPPVNPESQQKLKVNQWKGLQGVAEDLCYYGKWIRDEAEKRIGHLYPEVALPSDKGGGSATVIAWLWARTAKCPNPACGCQMPLIRSFALSNRKGSEAHIKPVIDRSQTPPIVTFEAISGKNPESTGTMTRRGAVCLACQTPVPFEYLRGEGRNKQMRVQLIAIVAEGDSGRVFLSPSGKHEEIANQAQAEWKPETEIIQNSRHMTPPVYGMMKHYELFTERQLTALSTFGSLLGEVREKITHDACKILPDDSLPFENGGVGSTAYADAVVTYLGLGLSKATDLSSALCHWQANPEHLKIAPTFSRHALSMSWDFAEGNPFSDSSGNFSRQWELIEKVLNNSFSDNDAKVEQQDSRLLDSSEPIIVSTDPPYYDNIPYADLSDFFYVWLRRFLGGIYPNLFSTLLVPKTQELVADQVRHGGRKEAQEFFEKGLGSVFLRIRKVQHFDYPFTIYYAFKQAETEQEEGKASLLVSSTGWETMLEGLLREGFSITGTLPIRTERSGRMRDFGSNALASSIVLVCRPRPENAPSTTRRRFVDELKQELPDAIKKLQQGNIAPVDLAQSSIGPGMAIFSRYAKVLESDGSPMRIRTALQLINQTLDEFLAEQEGEFDTDTRWALAWFEQYQFSEGQFGDAETLSKAKNTSIKGMTEAGILTAKAGKVQLVPRDALPKDWNPAKDNRIPVWEATQHLIRALDQNGETGAAHLLAQLGNLGEVARDLAYRLYSICDRKGWTQEAIAYNSLVISWSEIARLATEKQNSTPTQIELGI from the coding sequence ATGACCTACCGCAAAAAGCTAATTGAAGTTGCCCTACCGCTAGAAGCAATCAATATGGAATCGGCGAGAGAGAAGTCGATTCGGCATGGACATCCCAGTACGTTGCATCTCTGGTGGGCGCGGCGACCGTTGGCGGCTTGTCGGGCAGTGTTGTTTGCGTCGTTGGTGGATGATCCATCAAGCCATCCTGATAAGTTTCCGACTGAAGAAGCGCAAATTGCTGAACGACAGCGATTGTTTGATATTTTGGGGCGGATCACCATCGAAACGGATAAAAAGGGCAACACGAAGCAAGTCATTCGGGGCTTGGTGTCTTGGGATGACATCAATAACCCAAATTCGGGTGTGTTGATTGCGGCACAGCGAGAGATTGCCCGCAGCATTGCGTGGAATCGAGGAGATGAACCCCCAACAGCGCCAGAAGCAGTACGGCATTATTTGGCTGAAAATGCACCTCCGGTTTATGACCCGTTTGCCGGAGGTGGTTCGATTCCATTGGAAGCACAGCGATTGGGATTAAAGGCTCATGCCAGCGACTTAAATCCTGTTGCTGTATTGATTAATAAAGCTTTGACTGAGATTCCGCCTAAGTTTAAGGATCTACCCCCAGTAAATCCGGAATCACAACAGAAACTAAAGGTCAATCAGTGGAAAGGATTGCAAGGGGTAGCGGAAGATTTGTGCTACTACGGCAAATGGATACGGGATGAGGCAGAGAAACGAATTGGACATCTGTATCCTGAAGTGGCGCTACCATCGGACAAGGGAGGAGGATCGGCAACAGTAATTGCTTGGTTATGGGCAAGAACGGCAAAGTGTCCTAACCCAGCGTGTGGCTGTCAAATGCCCTTGATTAGATCATTTGCCCTTTCAAATAGGAAGGGTAGTGAAGCTCATATAAAACCTGTTATTGATCGTAGTCAAACTCCTCCTATTGTCACATTTGAAGCAATTTCTGGTAAAAATCCTGAGTCAACAGGAACAATGACTCGCCGAGGGGCTGTTTGTCTTGCTTGCCAAACACCAGTTCCCTTTGAATACCTGCGAGGAGAGGGCAGGAACAAACAAATGCGAGTTCAACTAATAGCAATTGTTGCAGAGGGCGATAGTGGGAGAGTCTTCTTGTCACCTTCCGGTAAGCACGAAGAAATTGCTAATCAAGCACAAGCGGAGTGGAAGCCCGAAACCGAAATCATTCAGAACTCGCGCCATATGACTCCTCCTGTTTACGGGATGATGAAGCATTATGAATTATTTACGGAACGCCAGCTCACTGCTTTATCTACTTTTGGTTCTTTACTGGGTGAAGTTCGAGAAAAAATTACGCATGATGCCTGCAAGATTTTGCCTGATGATAGCCTTCCTTTTGAAAACGGAGGGGTAGGCTCAACAGCCTATGCTGATGCTGTCGTAACTTATTTGGGACTGGGACTAAGTAAAGCAACAGATCTCTCGTCTGCACTTTGTCATTGGCAAGCAAATCCAGAACACTTAAAAATTGCTCCTACCTTCTCACGCCATGCTCTTTCAATGTCATGGGACTTTGCTGAAGGAAATCCTTTTAGTGATTCTTCAGGAAATTTTAGTCGTCAGTGGGAGTTGATAGAAAAGGTGCTGAACAACTCTTTTTCAGATAATGATGCAAAGGTAGAACAACAAGATTCAAGACTTTTAGATTCGTCTGAACCAATAATTGTTTCTACTGATCCACCGTATTACGATAACATTCCATATGCTGATTTATCTGATTTTTTCTATGTTTGGCTTCGTCGTTTTCTAGGTGGTATTTATCCAAATTTATTCAGTACGCTTCTTGTTCCTAAAACCCAAGAATTAGTAGCAGATCAGGTTCGGCACGGTGGACGTAAAGAGGCACAAGAGTTTTTTGAAAAAGGTTTGGGAAGTGTATTTCTGCGGATAAGGAAGGTTCAACATTTCGATTACCCATTTACCATTTACTACGCCTTTAAACAAGCGGAAACAGAGCAAGAAGAAGGAAAAGCCTCTCTCCTAGTTTCGTCTACAGGTTGGGAAACAATGCTTGAGGGACTTCTTAGGGAAGGATTTTCAATTACTGGAACGTTACCTATACGAACAGAAAGAAGCGGGAGAATGCGTGATTTTGGTTCCAATGCTCTGGCTTCTTCTATTGTCCTTGTTTGTCGTCCCCGTCCTGAAAATGCTCCATCCACTACTCGCCGTCGCTTTGTGGATGAACTAAAGCAAGAGTTACCCGATGCTATTAAGAAACTTCAGCAGGGCAACATTGCTCCAGTGGACTTAGCACAGTCAAGTATTGGTCCAGGTATGGCAATTTTCTCCCGCTATGCCAAAGTACTGGAATCGGATGGTTCACCCATGCGGATACGCACTGCCCTGCAACTCATCAACCAGACCCTCGATGAATTTCTGGCTGAGCAAGAAGGCGAATTCGATACCGATACTCGTTGGGCACTGGCATGGTTTGAACAATACCAGTTCAGCGAAGGGCAATTTGGCGACGCAGAAACTCTTTCCAAAGCCAAAAATACCAGCATCAAAGGCATGACAGAAGCCGGAATCCTCACTGCCAAAGCTGGGAAAGTGCAACTCGTCCCCCGCGATGCCCTCCCCAAAGATTGGAATCCTGCCAAAGACAATCGAATTCCCGTTTGGGAAGCAACTCAGCATCTCATTCGGGCACTCGATCAGAACGGAGAAACGGGTGCGGCTCATCTACTAGCGCAATTGGGCAACTTAGGAGAAGTGGCACGGGATCTCGCCTACCGGCTCTACAGCATTTGCGATCGCAAAGGTTGGACGCAGGAAGCGATCGCCTACAACAGCCTAGTCATCTCCTGGTCTGAAATTGCTCGACTGGCAACGGAAAAACAAAACTCAACGCCCACTCAAATTGAACTAGGGATTTAG
- a CDS encoding Uma2 family endonuclease: MLLELQRINVPPGQRVILEDVTWQEFETILDELGDHRGSRLAYDNGLLEIMMPLPEHEDDKEIIGDLIKALLEELDIEFRSLGSTTFKKPMAQGLEPDQCFYIQNEAAIRGKKRIDLSVDPPPDLAIEIDVTSRTHPSIYEALQVPELWRFDQGNLQINVLDFGKYQEVLESPNFPGLDLKQVIPHYLRESKTLGRNKVLKAFRQWVREQIQ, translated from the coding sequence ATGCTACTAGAGTTACAGCGAATCAATGTACCACCGGGGCAGCGAGTCATATTAGAGGATGTTACTTGGCAGGAATTTGAAACCATCCTGGATGAATTGGGAGACCATCGCGGGTCTCGATTGGCGTATGACAATGGACTGCTGGAGATTATGATGCCGTTACCGGAGCATGAGGATGATAAGGAAATTATTGGGGATTTGATCAAGGCATTGTTAGAAGAGTTGGATATTGAGTTTCGTAGTTTGGGTTCAACAACCTTCAAAAAGCCTATGGCTCAAGGGCTAGAGCCTGACCAGTGTTTTTATATTCAGAATGAGGCGGCAATTCGCGGCAAGAAGCGAATTGATTTAAGTGTTGATCCACCGCCGGATTTGGCGATCGAGATTGATGTTACCTCTCGGACTCATCCCAGTATTTATGAGGCATTGCAGGTGCCTGAACTCTGGCGATTTGATCAGGGGAATCTGCAAATCAATGTGTTGGATTTTGGGAAATACCAGGAAGTGCTAGAAAGCCCGAATTTCCCAGGTTTAGATCTGAAACAAGTGATTCCTCATTATTTGAGGGAGAGTAAAACATTGGGCAGAAATAAGGTACTGAAGGCATTTCGCCAATGGGTACGAGAACAGATTCAGTAG